acccagtcacttatctatctatctatctatctatctatctatctatctatctatctatctatctatctatctatcctgtcacttacctgtctgtctatccatccacccagtcacttatctatctatctatctatctatctatctatctatctatctatctatctatctatctatctatcctgtcacttacctgtctgtctatccatccaaccagtcacctatctatctatctatctatctatctatctatctatctatctatctatctatctatctatctatctatcctgtcacttacctgtctgtctatccatccaaccagtcacttatctatctatctatctatctatcctgtcacttacctgtctgtctatccatccacccagtcacttatctatctatctatctatctatctatctatctatctatctatctatctatctatcctgtcacttacctgtctgtctatccatccacccagtcacttatctatctatctatctatctatctatctatctatctatctatctatctatctatcctgtcaCTTACCTgactgtctatccatccacccagtcACTAATCtgactatccatccatccagtcacttatctatctatccatccatcctgtcACTTACCTGTCTGCCTTTCCATCCACCCAGTCACTAATCtgactatccatccatccagtcacTTATCtgattatccatccatccagtcacTTATCtgattatccatccatccaatcacttctgattatccatccatccagtcattTATCTGTCTGACTatccatccataaatccatccatccacccatctgtgaatctatccatccactcagTCActtatctgtctatccatccatccatccatccatccgtccatttgTAGGTCCATCTATTCACCCAGTcacttatctgtctgtctatccatccatccatcggtCTGTCTATACATACATCCATTCACCTGtaaatctatccatccacccaatcaCTTatttgtctatccatccatccagccatcggtctatccatccaccctgtcacttatctgtctgtctatccatccatccacccatctctaGGTCTATCCATCCACTGTcacttatctgtctgtctgtctatccatccatccaccaatctCTAGATCTATCCATCCACTCTTTCActtatctgtctatccatccatccaccaatctCTAGATCTATCCATCCACTCTGTCACTTATCTGTCTggctatccatccatccacccatctctagatctatccatccactctttcacttatctgtctgtctatccatccatccacgcaTCTGTAGGTCTATCCACCCACCCTGTcacttatctgtctgtctttgcacTTGTCCACTGGTATGTCAGCACATTTGTCCacctttcactctctctcagtcactACATGTCTTTCTAccactccacctgtctgtctatccatcttgCTACCCGTCTGCATGCCCCCAGTAtctgccttcctgtctgtccATCACCTTGCCCAATCTGTCTCCCAGGAGACACACAGACCCTCTGccatgtttgttaatgtgtCCAGCACTCACCGATTTGCTGTTGCGCAGCTTTGCTATAGAGGTCACACACTCCGTGTTGCTGTAGCTTGTCTCCATCTCCTCTGGAATGTCCTCCAGTCCTCCATGTCCCTCTCTGTGTGCACTTTCTCCATCGCTCTGGTCTTCTTCTCCACCCGGGTACAGACCGTCCTCTCCTTCCTCTCCAGCTTCCTCCAAATCAGCCAAGAGTTCGTCTGCTAAAGACATCTGCGTAAATAAACGGGgaaatgtgtgttacactgtgaaGTCTTCACACTGCGACCTCAGGGGCAGCAATATCGGGACAAAAATGATCAATGTGACGTATTTTACATCGAGTACATCTTACTTTTATCTAGTTACATCTAAACAAAAGACTTGATGTAAACGAAGTTGTTTGGTTACGTTAGCTTGAACTAATCAGCTAAGGCAGCCGGCTAGCTAAGTAGTTAGCTTTGCTGGAAGGAAAAAACgagtattattttaataattaataagttAATTCTGTTAAACTTACCGCGTCAGGGTGTCTCTAGTGTCTGAAATATATGCAAAAGAgtccaaaaaatatatatcaaaatcCTTAAATGAGAAAAATCAGCAACAACTCATTCGCATACAAACGTTTTAACAGCGCTGCACCGGGTCGCACAGGAAAATGCGTCACTTATAAGCGCAGGAAATCGAACAGTCTTCTGGGAAATGTAGTTTATAACCAAAATGTGCACGCTACATTTTAAACCAGACAAATAAAACgcaaatttaatattaatatttttttatttcattgtctgtaccgcttatccgatctatactcgggtcacagggagcctgtgcctatctcaggcatcatcgggcatcaaggtaggacacaccctggacggagtgccaaacCGTCACAgggcgcgcgcacacacacattacgggcaatttagagactccaatcaacCTAGTAGCATAtatttggactgtgggaggaaacccaccaagcacagggagaacatgcaaactccacacacacagtgaacgagactcgaacccaggacgtgTGAAGCGAGCGTGCTAACCATTAAACCACTGTGccacctaataataataatatgtgaaaacaaacaaacaaacaaactccaaCACACCTGTTTTATAAGCCAATACAATTTATTTTCATCAAACAGTTCGTTAAATGTTTCACAGTTTCCTTCCCCCCCCTCCTTAAGAAACCTCGCAATGATACAGCTGCTGAAATCCACTTTTACAAATGAGCTGGTTTTACTGGGTCTCTGACACTGGTTAATCAAATTAAACATGAATCGGACGTGCTTTCGgacgttgttgttttttttttcgttttgtttttttttcttttgaaattgCTATCGAACGTAAATAACGGAAGGAGCGTGTGTCGAAACACTCCAAAGTAACGTATACGGAGAGACACGCTAGAGGGACAAAAAATTCGGTACAGACTAACATCTAGGTAAATATGTGTGTAGGTAAATAATGTCAGATATTGCAAAGCTTATGGAGGCGGAATAACTGGGGGTTCTGACGCCATGTAGCACCTGATAGTTAAAATAATGCATAACATCCAAGACAAAGTAAATGTGCAAGTCAGGGTCAGGGTGGATGAAGAgttggttaaataaataaataaacattctgcAATTAAAAACACGGTATAAAACAGAACCGTTGGTAgcagtacattttttttcttcttcttcttcttctcgcGTGCAGTCTAAGAATAAAGGAGAAATAAATCCTAAAATGAGTTTGTACACCAAGTTATTCATTTGTACAAAGACTAAAAGAGCACTGAACTGTTAACATACACGGACGTCGGGTTCGCCTCGACTGCAACGAGAACAAATTTACACTTAGTGTCGGGCGTGTGCCGAGGATCAGGACTGCGACAAAACCGTTTAGTTTCAGTAAAACACCGCTGCCACTTCATTTCTAGTCACGCGCTAATTGTGGAGTGAACATCAGCAGGCAGCAGCACAGCCTTTTACACACTGATCGGTGTAGTTAACGTGGGAACTCAGGTTTTTGTATCTGATTTAAAAATCTATTATGTTtcacagtctctcctctaccTTTCAGCTGTCTCTCCGTGATACTACCGCAACCTGTCCGCTCAGCACACGCCTAACACTTCTACTGAagctcacagacagacaggtactgGTCGAAGAAAAAGTGCTGCTTCCCCTTTTCTGAATACAGAATACAAATTTACTTTAAAGAAGCCATGAAAATAGAGCGGTGAAGCTGGTACGACCGGAACGAGACTCCTATTGCATAGCCGTGAACTCTGTTTCAGATTAGACAAGTtcctgaattttttatttttatttttattttctttctccagcctcgagaaaaaaaaaaacaggagtctgaatttaaaaaaataacctcTGGGTGGAGCGTCACTCCAGAGCGCTACATATTTCCTTagggcgcgcgcgcgcgcgcgtgtgtgtgtgtgtgtgtgtgtgtgtgtacatcaaaGCGTGTCAGACTAAATGAGGGTCATCAGCAGGACTGACGGTGAAGCGCGATGATGCTGACGTTGCTGATGAGCTCAGTGCTGATTTGGACTTTGCGTGCTCTTTGTTCTTGCTGGCTTTGTGCCCACTCGCTCCTGCtgggggaaaataaaaatatatcattttgaaagatatttttacattatttcactgcatatttttttatacttaattaaaaacacaggaAGTAATTTTGCATAAACAATACAGTGCAGTTAGTGAAAACCTTTATTATCGCTCTTTCTCTGTTCGGCGTAAAACAAACCTCAGGAGAATTAAATGCTTACTGTCCAGTCCCCGAGTGGACTGTGTTTCACTGGGTTCCAGACGTGCTACGCTGAAATGCAATCGTGATTACTTGTGTGATTCACACTGCTGAACAAACTAACCGTGTCCATCAAAGTGGGCGGGCTTTCCGAAAGGAGACGGACTTGAAGGGGCAGAGCCGGAACTCAGCTCATTGGTCGGCGTTTCCTGTTGGATAAAAAAATTGACCCGTGATCATCCAACAAATACAGACCGGCGTGCACTAACAGATGTTCAGGAGTGGCAGTTTACCTGATCGAACAGATAGACTGTGACATCATCGAAAAAGGACACGTTCCTCCCGTGGTCGCGGTTCTCTTTGTCGACGGGTTCCTTCGGCGACTTCAGCAAACTCCGCAGTCCTACTCGCTTGTGAACGTCGGTCTCTGTGATGACGATGACCTTCCTAGAGGCCTCGTCCTCctgctcttcctcttcctcgtcCTCTTCGGGATCGCTTCCTGTTGAGAAACCCCGTCTCCGGCCGATTCTGCTTTCCCCTCCGTCCCAGAATCCTTTGGAaccaggagagagaggaagcgaGAGAGGCagtggggggagagagagggagaggcggGCCAGTTTAGCTGAAaaagaggatgatgatgtgataACAGAAGAAGAGAAGACATGTGAGTGTAAGGAAAGAGGTCAaatcaaagtaaatgctgaGGTGGAATTCCACAAATTTTCCATGACTCATCCAGTACAGAACCGGAATAGTTTGTGAATAGTGTGTTCCGTCTTCAGTCATCGgtttctgggattttttttttctcctcaagaACAACCTCAGAGGCCTGATACTGaataaagagtctagaaaaTCTTGTGCCTGAGTTGTTGATTCTGAATGCAGCCCATTAAATGTAACCATAAATGGCCAAAAAGCATGacaaaattcttttctttaacaaaaaaagaatataatagTGTTAACACACTGCTGTGGTATATGAGAAATACTTCAGGGTGTGATGCTCACACTTGATTAGCTTCATTCATGTTTATTTAGAGATAACCGTAAGTCTAAACTATGTCTTGTGAGATGTACacatatcaggcataacattatgaccacctgcctaatattgtgttcccccttttgctgccaaaacagcgctgacccgtcctgcactgtgtattctgacccctttctatcagaaccagcattaacttcttcagcagtttgagcaacagtagctcgtctgttggatcggatcacacgggccagtcttcgctcTCCACgcgcatcaatgagccttggccgcccctGACCCtttcgccggttcaccactgttccttccttggaccacttttgatagatactgaccactgcagaccgggaacaccccacaagagctgcagttttggagatgctctgatccagtgctctagccatcacaatttggctcctcgtcaaactcaaatccttacacttgtccatttttcctgctcctaacatcaactttgaggacaaaatgttcacctgctgcctaatatatcccacccactaacaggtgccatgatgaggagatactcagtcttattacgtcattcattttcatttctggcatttggcagacacccttatccagagcaacttacagtttatctcattttatacaactgagcaattgagggttaaggatctagctcaggggcccagcaattgcagcttggtggacttgggaatcaacctcacaaccttctgacgagtagtccaacaccttaaccactaagctaccacatcacttcacctgttcacaatgttatgcctgatcggtgaagAGCTCTCTGATTCTGAGACGTCCATTATGCTTTACATTATCTGGTACCTAATAAAAATACCTTTCATGGCTTGGTTAGCTGCAGGTGGATCAGGTGTGATTTCAGCCTTCTCTGTCGTTTTCCATGTCCCCGTTTCCACTTCAGCATCTTTACTTTTAGGCAAAACCGGGCTAGATGGGATTGCTTCGTCTTTACTGCAgaggcaaaaaataaacaaaccacaGTCTAGAATACATTCGTGTAAAATTTGGTTGCACAACAGCTGTGGATGAAGACTGAGTAAAGAATAAGGCAATGGTAATTTATATCCACGTGatattttcatatataataCTAGAAGAGGCGGTATTTTTAAGATTTGCAAGCGTCAAACCTCTCAGCTCCCATTGAGGCTTCTTCGTTGGCAGTATCACTGGCAGCGCCGGCGCTGGTTTCTGCCCAAGGATGCAGAATGACGCTGTCAGTAATGGTAGATCCCCAAAGTACGTTGGTTTGAACGTTCTCACTGAGGGAGTACTGCAGTTTTTCTTcacaaatctaaaaaaaagtgtgaagaGCACAAGAAGTCAGGATCAGTAGTCTTTTAGTCGAATTACAGTATGAATGTCACCTTATTTGTAATGCATGGTTACCTGCATCATTAGCCCATTTTTTGCTGGCATCTGCGACAGCAATCGCTGACCTTTGGCACCTTCGCTCATTTGACATGGCGAAAGTGCGGGTGAGATCACTCCCTCCTTCTTTTCCAGCAAAAGCTCGTTTTCTTCGTCCACGGGAATGTCTGAGAGTCCGTGAACCTCCTTGGTCAGCTCAACTCCAGTCTTGCTGTCTGAAATCCCAGAGAGCTCTTGGTCATCCTTGGTGCTTGGCAAGGACTGGTGATTCTTCTTCAAGGACTCTAGTAGTTCCAAGTTCCCTAGCAAGAGGTCCCCTAGAATATCCTCATCTCCGGAAATGCAGCACAACTTCTCAAGCTTTTCGAAATCCTCCAGAGGTTCCTCATCCAAATCCTTCCACTCTGAGATGAGCAATTCCGGGATCGAGTTCAAGGAGCTCTGAGAGATCACTGAGTGAGACTTGCTGTTCCTCAGGTCATCCTCGTTTGTGCAATCCGATACCCGGTGGGTCTGATTTTCAGCGATCAGGGATGGTTTTTGTCCCAGATTCGCAGTAATTCCTTTGCTATGGGTGCTGGTGGAGCATTCAGCCGGGGATAGGTTAAAGGAATCGGCATTGTTAGAGAACACCAATAGACCTTCGTGGTTTGTGACGTCCATCCAGGGTTGATCAGCCGGACCAGACTTGATCTCTATATGGTGCACCGTGTTTGGGAAATTGTTTGGGCCTTGGCAATCGCTCACTTCTGCATGCTGGGAAGCAGCACAGTCCGATATATCCATAGACATTAAGGCGGGAGAGCAGCACTGAACATTGCTGCTATGGATTGCGCAAGGTTCGGCTTCAGCGTTGACAGTGAGGACGGGACAAGACGGAGAATCTGATCTGTCTTTTTGAAGAAATATATCCTCTCTGTTTGATGTTTGGCAGTGATGATCTTCAGCATCCTTGCTAAAGTATGTGTCTTGGTGTGCTGAAGTTAAGTGTGGTTTAATAACGATATTATTTGTGGCCTGGACCTCGTCAGTTTCAGATGTTTCCGTGACCCAGTTATTATTGTGATTGGTATGAGGTTGGGTCAGATTCTTCATGCCTTCAGAAATTTCTGATTCAGCAAATAGCTGTTCACTTTCTCCAACCTCGCTCTTTACATCATGGATGTTCTGAAGTCTGCTAACGATTTGGTTTCCTTCATCTCCTGGAAGTTTATCATCTGCCTCATTTTGGATGTATACCTTGCAATCACCAGAGCTTCTCCTTCCAACACCATTACAGTGAGCGAGAAGCTCTTGATCTGGGTTCTCCATATTATCCACTTCCAAGTTTAAGTTCGCTTCATGTTCTGGTTCTCCATTTTCCACATCAGGATTCTCGTTGTTTTCTTCCTGGTGAACATCAGTCCTCCGTTGAGTTTCAGGAGCTTCCGCAACCCGAGTGGTAAACGTCGGTTGATGTTTCAGATGTTTTTGCTTTTCATCAGTGCAAGTACTTTCATGTGTCTCCATGATGGTGGGATGAGGCTCTGTCTTTGCTAGTTCATCATTTTCTACTTCCCAGAATTCATGGCTCGTGCCAAATATAACGTCCTCTGTGCACTTGTTTTGTCCGAAACCTGGAAAGAATTCTGACGCTAGCTCTTTTTCGGCTCCCTTAGCTGATGCTGTTTGGCCGTTTTCAGCCAATGCCCACTGGTCGTTTTCAGTTGATGCCCACTGGTCGTCATCACCTGATGTCCATTGGTCATTTACACTTGGTTCCCGGGTGTCAATTTTATCAGGTGATCTCCTGTCATTTTCAGTGATTAACCATGGGTTCTTCTCAGGCGATGCCCACTGGTCGTTTTCAGCCAGTGTCCACTTGTCATTTTCTGCTGTCCAGATTTGATGATCATCTTGTTGAAGTCGAGGACAAATAACTGCTTCCTTCAGAGATCTGGAATCAGCATCTTCAAGAGCGTTCCATAATTTCTCTGAGTTCACATTTAGCTTCTTCGGGATGTCCTCCCCAAAGCTGTCAAAACATTCCTTTTGAGAAAGGTCTCTCAGGCCTTCTTGCTCCCATTCTGTGTTTGGAAATGTCTTTGCTGTGAAGCAGAGTTCAGCTTCAGTTAACTGGCTTTCAGCTTCTGACCTTGCCTTTGCTTGTTCTTCCATTTCTTCAGTAAAAGTCAGGTTTCTCAAGCCCAGTTCATTGGCATCTCTGTCTTGTATATCCAGCTTATGCTCTGCTGACCTCCTCTGTATTTCTTCACCTTTTGAAGTGTATGTCGATTCATATGCATTTGCTTTCAAATAAGCCTGAGTTTCGAGAAGTTCTTCCACAGCGTTTGGCTTGTGAAGCTTTTCTACATTTCCATACAGTTCCATGTTCTGACCCTCTTTTTCTTCACTTAATTCAGTGACAGAAGATATTTGAAAAGGAAACTTGGAGGCATCGGTGCAAGGGAACACTTTTAGTGCTGGATCCTGAATAACACCAAACAACTCGTCAATAGCATTGCTTTCAGTTTTTAAGACATCTGAAGTCTCAAAGCCTGAAAGCAAGCTAGCATCAGTACCATGTTTAGGGCTCATTTCAGCAATGCTTTTCACTGAATCCACTACAGcatcaagtgatattttaacTGCTTTGCTATCCTGAACATCCTCCTCTCCTTCAGTCTTTTCTTCAATTCCCATCAGTGTTCCTCTCTCGCCTGCTCGCCCACTGCCTGGACGAGAAGAAACCAAGCCATCAGAACCTCTTCTCGGCAAACCTTCCCCACCATCCCAGTCACTGTCTGAAAAGTAGGCAGAATCTCGATAGGGGGTTTCAGTACCCAAGATCCTCCACCCATTGCCTCCACCACTAAGCCATTGATCTCCAGGGGTGAGGCAGTCCATAGAGCTAGAGGTAAGAGGTGACATGGTTGAGTCTGTGGGTGTCATAGTGGACAGGGATTGTTCGGAGTTTGGTTCCCTTGCAAAGGACAGCGGTAACACATCGGTGCTTGCTTCGCCGAGAGATAACATAGAGTCTGTTGCACTGATGCTCTCTTTCAGGCCGTCTGCTTCTTTAGCATCACATCTGGTGCTTATATTAAAATCTGCATCAGTCAAAGTAACTTGCTCATTCGAACTAAACAATGCATCCTTTTGGGAGACCTGAGGAGAGTCCTGGATTTTGCAACTTGGAATAACTTGACCATGTTCTTGTTCTGCTGTGGAAGCAATGGTACCTGATAAACTGGCAGATTCGGGAATATCCACATAAATACACTCTTTCACACCAAGGACTTGTTCTGAATGTTCAAACAAACCatctctttcttctgttctgaaCACCAGTGGATCATGCACATGGATTTCCTCTAACCCCTTACCAATGCTCTCGGTTTTATCAGTCAGGATACTCTTAGGGCTGGTTTCTATCTTTTTACCTGTGATATCCTGTGCCAAGCAATGAACTCTCGACTGCCTCTGTAGTTCTGTGCTAACGTTATGGAGAGGTTCTTCCTTTAAAAGCCCAGCTTGAGGCATGACACCTGAAGGAACAAAGTCAGCAGGGTTTCGTGGCTTAGAATCTGCATCTTCTTTGGCTGGATGAGCATCAGTGGATACATTCTGCTCTTTTCTGAGTTCTGATGCTATTTGCAGAACAGGCATTTCTGGACGCACTGCAACTTTTATTTCACTTCTTTTAGCTCTCTTGGTAACCTGGGCGTAAATAGCTTCTTTTGTATCACTTAAAGGTGTGGGTAACGATTCAAATTTTATCGTTGGTGAGGATATTGGTTCGACGCACACCGACTCGTATTCGGGTGATATTGCTACAGGTGATGGACTTTCTTCCTGTTTGCGTTGTCTCGTTATTATCTCAGTGAGAAATGTCTCGGCTGATTGGATCTCTTTCAGAAACTCCTCTCTGGTCATGTCTTCTTTCTTTGACTCTATGTTCCCAGTGTTTATCTCAGACAGTAGAGAATGAGATGTCTTCATTCCTAGTGTAGACGCATCTTCTGCTTCAGCATAGGTGGATAAGTCTTCAGGACGTGCATAGGGGAAGGGTGTGGTCCCAAAGCGGGATACCGGGATGCCCCCATCGCCATCGTATACGTCTTCACAATCTGATAGTGCAGTGTCAATCTCAGTAAGGAACAAATCCCTCTTTTTAATACCATCTTCTTCTGCGTTCTTACTGGAATCCCACTCTTTTGTGGCCGAATCCAGTTCGGTCAGGAGGGATTGGGAGCGCCGCATCCCTTTAAATCCGCTGTTCTTGTCATTATCCCTGCCCCATGAGGTATTCCCCACGTTGGAGTCCAAAGGTTCGTTGGAGATTTCCGTGAGGAACAGGTGTATGGGTGACTTCTTAGCTGCTGCCACTCGCTCACGGTGCATCTCTGCATCCTCCTCCTTCCAGAGAGCCGGAAGAATTGTGTCGAGACGTGATTGGGTTCGTTTCATTCCTCTGGAGAAGAGTTCCGCTGTAGCAGGATCTGGGTCATCAACCAAGCTGATGTGCTCAATGATAGTACCACTGCTGAGTCTACTTGGAGATACAAAGGGGGAATTATAGTCATCTTCTGAGTATGTTGTGCTGGAGGAGGACTTTCTCTCAATTTCTGGAATCAACTCTGAGTGAAACATTTTGGAATAGGGTGATTCTCTGCCTCCTGGGGACTCGTCCTTGTAGGCTGAGTTGTGCAATGACTGGGAACACGTCATGCTCCTGTCAGCAGTCCGCTTCTCAGAATAGTCACAGCTTAATGGGTCTCTTTCTAAGTGCACCGCAGGGTTGTTTTGTCTGGGGAATGTTTCGCCTGCATAACTGTGGAAGGGATCCTTCTGGGGTCTGTAGTGAGGAGGGAGGGGTGGAGGGCAACTCTGAGGTGGAGGAAAGATGGAGTGTCCAGcagaggatggagggatggatggagaatgtgatggagatggaggcaGCCTCTGGTGTGTCCGATTGAAACCCAGGTGATCAAAGTTGGCTTTTGAGGTTGAACAGCTGCTCATAAACAAGGAATCTGAAGTCTCTGATTTGCTAATGGGATAAGAGGGTACAGGGTAGTGACTTAGGCCATATGAGCGGGCGTATATAGGTGGAGGAACAGGTAGGGGACGTGAGAGTAGATTGCTGCCTGAAGACATGGACATTGATCGAGGTTTTGGTGGCAGGATTGGAACTTGGGAAGTTACAGATCCGGACCGTCTTAGGTTTGGATCTCTTTTAACATCTCCAATATCCACTACTGCATAATCGGTCACTCTGTTACAACTTTCTTTACTGAACTCTACCAGACCGGTGTTTGGTATCAGGACTTGGACTTCACTGGATTTCACAGTCTGGATTGTCTGAGAGGTACCTTGTCCAGCGCTGTTTTGGTAAGTAGGCTTTCCCTTACACAGCGTCCCACTAGGGATCTCCACTAACTCCAAATCACCGGGACTAGTCGAATCTTTTTGCAACATGGATGACTTCCCTTTAAGATTAGTGGATTTGTCCTGCGGAGTGTGTTCCTCCAAGCGAATGTAGTACTCACTGGCTAATGAAGGGCTACGCGCACTAATCACAGGCACGACTGTGGGTGTGTCCAAAGACTGCCGATGACCAGAGATGGGTGTTGGTATTggctgaggaggaggaagtggtTTATAACCCCTCCTACCGTGTGCTTTTTcccaaaaatattcaaaattcaACCCTTTGCTAGTTTCAGTGACTGTGAGGATGTCGTCAAGCTCATGGGATGAAGGAGGGATCGAATTCACAGGGTCCAACAGAGGGAAGGAGTTACCATCCTCTCGGCTGTAACCtctgtctttatgtctgtcacTCGCAGATGACTGGAAAGCACTGGGACGAAGTGAATCCCATCGCCTTTCAAATGACTCTTCGCTTT
The nucleotide sequence above comes from Hemibagrus wyckioides isolate EC202008001 linkage group LG01, SWU_Hwy_1.0, whole genome shotgun sequence. Encoded proteins:
- the lmtk3 gene encoding uncharacterized protein lmtk3 isoform X3, whose translation is MLTRSWVMLLAGLVSGFLPETARGAPQPEVSFSRDVSLSPPAYVVILVSCSGLVSFILLLLTCLCCKRGSVGFNEFDNTDGEECSSPVPEDSVSSCVSLPEVYTLPLRDRACSALPNGTGSGKQCFRRHTLNYLQEIGNGWFGKVILAEVLCDCSPSQVVVKELKVSASPLEQRKFLAEAEPYRSLHHPNILQCLGQCSESIPYLLVMEFCQLGDLKRYLRAQRKSDGMTPDLLNRDLLTLQRMAYEITSGLLHLHENNYIHSDLALRNCLLTSDLTVRIGDYGLSHNHYKEDYYLTPDKLWIPLRWIAPELLEEFRGELVVTDQTKTSNVWSLGVVIWELFEFGAQPHRHLSDEEVLTFVIKERQITLAQPRLKLSHADYWYEVMQSCWLPPPQRPTVNEIFILLSSLLAAEQGMSRRSVAEDEDEDEYEEAHGRRRRGESEESFERRWDSLRPSAFQSSASDRHKDRGYSREDGNSFPLLDPVNSIPPSSHELDDILTVTETSKGLNFEYFWEKAHGRRGYKPLPPPQPIPTPISGHRQSLDTPTVVPVISARSPSLASEYYIRLEEHTPQDKSTNLKGKSSMLQKDSTSPGDLELVEIPSGTLCKGKPTYQNSAGQGTSQTIQTVKSSEVQVLIPNTGLVEFSKESCNRVTDYAVVDIGDVKRDPNLRRSGSVTSQVPILPPKPRSMSMSSGSNLLSRPLPVPPPIYARSYGLSHYPVPSYPISKSETSDSLFMSSCSTSKANFDHLGFNRTHQRLPPSPSHSPSIPPSSAGHSIFPPPQSCPPPLPPHYRPQKDPFHSYAGETFPRQNNPAVHLERDPLSCDYSEKRTADRSMTCSQSLHNSAYKDESPGGRESPYSKMFHSELIPEIERKSSSSTTYSEDDYNSPFVSPSRLSSGTIIEHISLVDDPDPATAELFSRGMKRTQSRLDTILPALWKEEDAEMHRERVAAAKKSPIHLFLTEISNEPLDSNVGNTSWGRDNDKNSGFKGMRRSQSLLTELDSATKEWDSSKNAEEDGIKKRDLFLTEIDTALSDCEDVYDGDGGIPVSRFGTTPFPYARPEDLSTYAEAEDASTLGMKTSHSLLSEINTGNIESKKEDMTREEFLKEIQSAETFLTEIITRQRKQEESPSPVAISPEYESVCVEPISSPTIKFESLPTPLSDTKEAIYAQVTKRAKRSEIKVAVRPEMPVLQIASELRKEQNVSTDAHPAKEDADSKPRNPADFVPSGVMPQAGLLKEEPLHNVSTELQRQSRVHCLAQDITGKKIETSPKSILTDKTESIGKGLEEIHVHDPLVFRTEERDGLFEHSEQVLGVKECIYVDIPESASLSGTIASTAEQEHGQVIPSCKIQDSPQVSQKDALFSSNEQVTLTDADFNISTRCDAKEADGLKESISATDSMLSLGEASTDVLPLSFAREPNSEQSLSTMTPTDSTMSPLTSSSMDCLTPGDQWLSGGGNGWRILGTETPYRDSAYFSDSDWDGGEGLPRRGSDGLVSSRPGSGRAGERGTLMGIEEKTEGEEDVQDSKAVKISLDAVVDSVKSIAEMSPKHGTDASLLSGFETSDVLKTESNAIDELFGVIQDPALKVFPCTDASKFPFQISSVTELSEEKEGQNMELYGNVEKLHKPNAVEELLETQAYLKANAYESTYTSKGEEIQRRSAEHKLDIQDRDANELGLRNLTFTEEMEEQAKARSEAESQLTEAELCFTAKTFPNTEWEQEGLRDLSQKECFDSFGEDIPKKLNVNSEKLWNALEDADSRSLKEAVICPRLQQDDHQIWTAENDKWTLAENDQWASPEKNPWLITENDRRSPDKIDTREPSVNDQWTSGDDDQWASTENDQWALAENGQTASAKGAEKELASEFFPGFGQNKCTEDVIFGTSHEFWEVENDELAKTEPHPTIMETHESTCTDEKQKHLKHQPTFTTRVAEAPETQRRTDVHQEENNENPDVENGEPEHEANLNLEVDNMENPDQELLAHCNGVGRRSSGDCKVYIQNEADDKLPGDEGNQIVSRLQNIHDVKSEVGESEQLFAESEISEGMKNLTQPHTNHNNNWVTETSETDEVQATNNIVIKPHLTSAHQDTYFSKDAEDHHCQTSNREDIFLQKDRSDSPSCPVLTVNAEAEPCAIHSSNVQCCSPALMSMDISDCAASQHAEVSDCQGPNNFPNTVHHIEIKSGPADQPWMDVTNHEGLLVFSNNADSFNLSPAECSTSTHSKGITANLGQKPSLIAENQTHRVSDCTNEDDLRNSKSHSVISQSSLNSIPELLISEWKDLDEEPLEDFEKLEKLCCISGDEDILGDLLLGNLELLESLKKNHQSLPSTKDDQELSGISDSKTGVELTKEVHGLSDIPVDEENELLLEKKEGVISPALSPCQMSEGAKGQRLLSQMPAKNGLMMQICEEKLQYSLSENVQTNVLWGSTITDSVILHPWAETSAGAASDTANEEASMGAESKDEAIPSSPVLPKSKDAEVETGTWKTTEKAEITPDPPAANQAMKGFWDGGESRIGRRRGFSTGSDPEEDEEEEEQEDEASRKVIVITETDVHKRVGLRSLLKSPKEPVDKENRDHGRNVSFFDDVTVYLFDQETPTNELSSGSAPSSPSPFGKPAHFDGHAGASGHKASKNKEHAKSKSALSSSATSASSRFTVSPADDPHLV